The sequence below is a genomic window from Flavobacterium sediminilitoris.
GAAAGAAGCATTAGATTGGGCTTGGGAATTTTTAACCGAAGTTTTAAAGCTAGATAAAGATCGTTTATATGTTTCTGTTTTTGAAGGAAACCCATCAGAAAATGTACCATTTGATCAAGAAGCATTTGATATTTGGAAAAAATATGTGCCAGAAGATCGAATTATCTTAGGGAATAAAAAAGATAATTTCTGGGAAATGGGAGATCAAGGACCATGCGGACCATGTTCTGAAATTCATATCGATTTGCGTTCAAATGAGGAAAGAGCTAAAAAATCGGGTCGTGAGTTAGTAAATGAAGATCATCCTCAAGTTGTGGAAATTTGGAACAATGTATTTATGGAGTTTAACCGTAAAGCAGATGGTTCTTTAGAAAAATTACCAGCACAACACGTAGATACAGGAATGGGATTTGAACGTTTATGTATGGCTATGCAAGGTGTTCAATCAAACTATGATACTGATGTTTTTACACCGCTTATTAGAGAAGTTGAAACCATTACTAATACAAAATATGGTTCAAATGAAAAACAAGATGTAGCTATTCGTGTTATTGTCGATCACGTTCGTGCAGTTGCATTTGCTATTGCTGACGGACAATTACCTTCAAATAATGGAGCTGGTTATGTAATTCGTAGAATTTTACGAAGAGCTATTCGTTATGGTTTTACATTTTTAGACACAAAACAACCTTTTATCTATAAATTAGTGGAAATATTGAGCAATCAAATGGGTGAATTTTTCCCAGAGATTCAATTACAACGCAATTTAGTTAGGAATGTAATCAAAGAAGAAGAAGCATCTTTCTTAAGAACACTAGATCAAGGTTTAATCTTATTGGATAATGTAATCAATACTACTAAAGGGACTGAAGTTTCAGGAAGAAAAGCATTTGAACTATATGATACCTTTGGTTTTCCGATAGATTTAACAGCGCTTATTCTTAGAGAAAAAGGCTATACATTAAATGAAAAAGAATTTGATGTAGAACTTCAAAAGCAAAAAGATCGTTCTAGAGCTGCTTCAAAAGTAAAAACAGGAGACTGGGAAGTGTTATATGATGATGATGTAGAAGAATTTGTTGGATACGATACAACTACAACTAATGTAAAAATAACACGATATAGAAAAGTAGAAAACCAAAAATTAGGAGAAATGTACCAATTGGTTTTCAATTTAACCCCTTTTTATCCTGAAGGAGGAGGGCAAATAGGAGATAGAGGATATATTGAAGGAGCAAATGGAGAAGTAGTATATATTGAGGATACAAAAAAAGAAAACAATGTAATTATTCATTTTACTAAAACATTACCTCGAAAATTAGATGCTATATACAATGCAGTAGTTGATAATAATTTCAGAAAAAATGTATCGAGTAACCATACAGCAACTCATCTATTACATCAGGCATTACGTACCATTTTAGGAACACATGTAGAGCAAAAAGGATCATTAGTAAGTAATAAATATTTACGTTTTGATTTTTCTCATTTTACTAAAGTAACAGCAGAAGAATTAGAAGCTGTTGAAGATTTTGTAAATGCAAGAATTCAAGATCAATTGCCATTAATTGAGCGAAGAAATATTCCATTTCAACAAGCAGTAGATGAAGGAGCAATGGCATTGTTTGGGGAAAAATATGGCGATACGGTAAGAGCAATTAAATTTGGTAAAAGTATGGAGCTTTGTGGAGGTATTCACGTGCAAAATACTTCCGATATTTGGCATTTTATGATAACATCTGAAAGTGCAGTAGCAGCAGGTATAAGAAGAATTGAAGCTATTTCAAATGATTTTGCTAAAAACCATTTAATGGAACAAAACAATTTATTAGGAGAAGTTAAAGAAGTGTTGAAAAATCCGCAAGATGTTTTAAAAGCAGTAGGTTCATTGCAAGATGAAAATACAAAATTAAAAAAACAAGTGGAGCAATTGTTGAAAGATAAAGCAAAAGGCTTAAAAGGAGAATTAGAAGCACAAATTCAAGAAATAAATGGAGTTAAATTCTTAGCTACACAAGTTGATTTAGATGCTAATGGAGCAAAAGATTTAGCTTATGAATTAGGAAATAATGAAATCAATTTATTCTTAGTTTTAGCTACAGCAAATGAAGATAAGCCTATGTTAACTTGCTATATTTCTAAAGAATTAGTAGCAAATAAAGGTTTAAATGCAGGTCAGGTAGTTCGCGAATTAGGAAAATACATTCAAGGAGGAGGAGGAGGACAGCCTTTCTTTGCAACTGCTGGAGGTAAAAATGTAAATGGAATTGCAGAAGCTTTGGAAAAAGCAGTTGATTTTGTGAAATAAGAAATTGTAGCCTATATTCTTAAAAAACTAAAAAACCATTTTGAGCAATCAAAGTGGTTTTTTTATAGCAATAAAATATTATTTTATTGCTATTTTGGTAAGAAAGTTAAAATAACAATGTTTAATTCTTGAATACTAATCATTCTTAGATTTTTCTTTAAACAAATAAGGTAATTAAAAGGTGATTATATCTTTTCTTCTTGTTGATGGAGTTGAGGAAACTTAAATTTATTTGTTAAAATGAATTAGTGAAATTTATAACTTCTCTATAATTTCATTATAAATAGTTTGTGTATGCTGGGTGTTTATATTATATGTTTTACCATAGTTAATAATGGCACCAGCGAACAAATTGAGTTCGTTATTTTCTTTGTTTGTGTTCACATCCAATTGAAGTGAAGTAGGCGTAGAAGGTGGGAATGTTTTAGCTTTTACAAAAGTAGCTGCTATAACATCATTAGCTAAAGGGATGTTTTTCATTTTAGCAATTTTTTCAATTTCTTGCATTATTTCTGTAGCTCTTTGTCTTAATACTTCGTTTTCACAAACATTACCTATAGGTTGATTGTAGCGAGCAGTGACTAATCCGAAACTAGCGATAAACATAAATTTTGTCCAAATGGCTGGGAATGCATCTTCTTGGAAATCGATGATGGCTCCACTGTTTTCTAATATAGAAATTACCCATTGAATGTCTTCATGAGGATAATTGGGGTCTTTGCCTAGTACAATTTTTCCAGTGATTCCTTTGTGTTCAATAATCCCTTTTTCTTTAATATGGGAAGCTACATAAACACAAGCGGGTAAAATGGTGTTGTGAGTTATAATTTTCCGAATACGATCGTAAATATCTGCTCCATTCATCAAGGGAAGTAGAATTGTTTTTTCGTTGATAACCGAAAGTAATTGTTTGCAAACGTTTTCTAAATCATACTCTTTCACACATATTAGAATTAAATCAGGTTTTTTTATTACGCTAATATCCTCAATAATTGCATCAGGTTTTGTAACATTGTTTTTGTGTTCAGGAGAAAGTAATGTTAAGCCTTTCCT
It includes:
- the alaS gene encoding alanine--tRNA ligase, which gives rise to MKSQDIRKAYLQFFESKGHLIVPSAPIVLKDDPTLMFNNSGMAQFKEYFLGNGIPKSKRIADTQKCLRVSGKHNDLEDVGFDTYHHTMFEMLGNWSFGDYFKKEALDWAWEFLTEVLKLDKDRLYVSVFEGNPSENVPFDQEAFDIWKKYVPEDRIILGNKKDNFWEMGDQGPCGPCSEIHIDLRSNEERAKKSGRELVNEDHPQVVEIWNNVFMEFNRKADGSLEKLPAQHVDTGMGFERLCMAMQGVQSNYDTDVFTPLIREVETITNTKYGSNEKQDVAIRVIVDHVRAVAFAIADGQLPSNNGAGYVIRRILRRAIRYGFTFLDTKQPFIYKLVEILSNQMGEFFPEIQLQRNLVRNVIKEEEASFLRTLDQGLILLDNVINTTKGTEVSGRKAFELYDTFGFPIDLTALILREKGYTLNEKEFDVELQKQKDRSRAASKVKTGDWEVLYDDDVEEFVGYDTTTTNVKITRYRKVENQKLGEMYQLVFNLTPFYPEGGGQIGDRGYIEGANGEVVYIEDTKKENNVIIHFTKTLPRKLDAIYNAVVDNNFRKNVSSNHTATHLLHQALRTILGTHVEQKGSLVSNKYLRFDFSHFTKVTAEELEAVEDFVNARIQDQLPLIERRNIPFQQAVDEGAMALFGEKYGDTVRAIKFGKSMELCGGIHVQNTSDIWHFMITSESAVAAGIRRIEAISNDFAKNHLMEQNNLLGEVKEVLKNPQDVLKAVGSLQDENTKLKKQVEQLLKDKAKGLKGELEAQIQEINGVKFLATQVDLDANGAKDLAYELGNNEINLFLVLATANEDKPMLTCYISKELVANKGLNAGQVVRELGKYIQGGGGGQPFFATAGGKNVNGIAEALEKAVDFVK
- a CDS encoding ketopantoate reductase family protein, which encodes MNIKNITIIGTGGVGGYFGFKINEANTNSLFHITFLARKTTYQVIKRKGLTLLSPEHKNNVTKPDAIIEDISVIKKPDLILICVKEYDLENVCKQLLSVINEKTILLPLMNGADIYDRIRKIITHNTILPACVYVASHIKEKGIIEHKGITGKIVLGKDPNYPHEDIQWVISILENSGAIIDFQEDAFPAIWTKFMFIASFGLVTARYNQPIGNVCENEVLRQRATEIMQEIEKIAKMKNIPLANDVIAATFVKAKTFPPSTPTSLQLDVNTNKENNELNLFAGAIINYGKTYNINTQHTQTIYNEIIEKL